The proteins below are encoded in one region of Streptomyces sp. NBC_00490:
- a CDS encoding nucleoside triphosphate pyrophosphohydrolase yields MEPYSRHGKLVRDRIPQIIRADGAEPVTYTAGPEEYRGRLRDKLGEEVAEFLEADEDAALEELADVLEVVRALAADLGVDADQLEKMREAKAGERGGFADRIVWTGNR; encoded by the coding sequence GTGGAGCCCTACAGCAGGCACGGCAAGTTGGTGCGGGACCGGATTCCGCAGATCATCCGGGCGGACGGGGCCGAGCCGGTCACCTACACCGCGGGCCCGGAGGAATATCGCGGCCGGTTGCGGGACAAGCTCGGCGAGGAGGTCGCCGAGTTCCTTGAGGCGGATGAGGACGCGGCGCTGGAGGAGCTCGCGGACGTGCTGGAGGTCGTGCGCGCGCTTGCCGCGGACCTGGGGGTCGACGCGGATCAGCTGGAGAAGATGCGTGAGGCCAAGGCGGGGGAGCGGGGCGGCTTCGCCGACCGGATCGTCTGGACGGGCAACCGCTGA
- a CDS encoding SigE family RNA polymerase sigma factor produces MNADEERQFREFVAARSRSLLHTAYLLTGDWEQGRDLLQTALAATARRWSKLRDREQPEIYVRRALYNAQVDRFRLRSWGRETVTDTVPDQPSAQGVDWADTVVQRQDIMAALRRLPKRQRAVVVLRYFEDRPDAEIAAILGVAQGTVRSQTHKALVSLRTALAEAGQSATSSTASGRGVVA; encoded by the coding sequence TTGAACGCCGACGAGGAACGCCAGTTCCGCGAGTTCGTGGCGGCACGGTCGAGATCGCTGCTGCACACGGCTTACCTGCTCACCGGGGACTGGGAGCAGGGCCGGGACCTGCTGCAGACCGCGCTTGCGGCCACCGCTCGGCGCTGGTCGAAGCTGCGCGACCGGGAGCAGCCGGAGATTTATGTGCGCCGGGCGCTTTACAACGCCCAGGTGGACCGCTTCCGGCTGCGCAGCTGGGGACGGGAGACGGTCACCGACACCGTGCCGGACCAGCCGTCCGCGCAGGGCGTCGACTGGGCCGACACCGTGGTCCAGCGGCAGGACATCATGGCCGCGCTGCGGCGGCTGCCCAAGCGCCAGCGTGCGGTGGTCGTGCTGCGCTACTTCGAGGACCGACCGGACGCGGAGATCGCCGCGATTTTGGGTGTCGCCCAGGGGACGGTCCGCAGCCAGACCCACAAGGCCCTGGTTTCTCTCCGTACCGCCTTGGCCGAGGCGGGGCAGTCGGCCACATCCTCCACCGCCTCCGGAAGGGGCGTCGTCGCATGA
- a CDS encoding SecDF P1 head subdomain-containing protein — translation MNDSTEHLLHETSLHDALHAQVRGSGGDAAGAHLVGLADGALRIARRRQRLARAGVGIAAAVAVATAGVAVADGLTRRAHGGQPAAGGVTTNTAKAALISFLPVTSSNEHACAPGSGGYPVPASATHPEFCVQADRATGMTDVQVASAKADKSGADGTWRIEVTLDSADRTRFAALTGSIASAPVPRNEIAIVIDGKLWGTPSVTSSITGGRIEIVGPYVGDLTGTTARDLAHRLDPN, via the coding sequence ATGAACGACTCGACCGAACACCTGCTGCACGAAACGTCGTTGCACGACGCCCTGCACGCCCAGGTCCGGGGGAGCGGCGGGGATGCCGCCGGCGCCCATCTGGTCGGCCTGGCCGACGGCGCGTTGCGGATCGCCCGGCGGCGCCAGCGGCTGGCCCGTGCCGGTGTCGGCATCGCCGCCGCCGTCGCGGTCGCCACCGCCGGGGTGGCCGTCGCGGACGGCCTGACCCGGCGCGCCCACGGGGGCCAGCCTGCCGCGGGGGGCGTCACCACGAACACCGCGAAGGCCGCCCTGATCTCCTTTCTGCCGGTCACCTCGTCCAACGAGCACGCCTGCGCCCCGGGCAGCGGCGGCTACCCCGTGCCCGCGAGCGCGACCCACCCGGAGTTCTGCGTCCAGGCCGACCGAGCCACCGGCATGACCGACGTCCAGGTCGCCTCCGCGAAGGCCGACAAGAGCGGTGCCGACGGCACCTGGCGCATCGAGGTGACCCTCGACTCCGCGGACCGGACCCGTTTCGCCGCCCTGACCGGCTCCATCGCGTCGGCCCCGGTCCCACGCAACGAAATCGCCATCGTCATCGACGGCAAGCTCTGGGGCACCCCTTCTGTGACGTCGTCGATCACTGGCGGCCGTATCGAGATCGTCGGACCCTACGTCGGAGACCTCACCGGCACCACCGCCCGCGACCTTGCCCACCGGCTGGACCCGAACTGA
- a CDS encoding IS3 family transposase — protein MTVHPFIEAEKHGGHSVKRACELLQVSRTAFYARRTAKPGPRAVRDAELTEKITEVHERSRGTYGVPRVHAALQRQGEDCGRRRVARLMRDAGLVGRHRRRRRLTTIPDPRAASRPDLIVRNFAPDPDGLDTRWCGDITYVATDEGWLYLATVIDIASRRVVGWSTADHLRTELVADALTAACRERRPARPVIFHSDRGCQYTSQQFATLAREFGIRLSVGRTGQCWDNALAESFFATIKRELLDTSPWPSRAAARTAIFDFIEGWYNLHRLHSSLGYRSPAEYETALAA, from the coding sequence GTGACGGTGCACCCGTTCATCGAGGCGGAAAAGCATGGTGGTCACAGCGTCAAGCGTGCGTGTGAACTGCTGCAGGTCTCCCGAACCGCCTTCTACGCCCGCCGCACCGCCAAGCCGGGACCGCGGGCGGTCCGGGACGCCGAGCTGACCGAGAAGATCACGGAAGTCCATGAGCGGTCCCGTGGAACCTACGGTGTCCCGCGGGTCCATGCCGCCCTGCAACGACAGGGCGAGGACTGCGGACGGCGCCGCGTCGCGAGACTGATGCGCGATGCCGGGCTTGTGGGCCGCCACCGCAGACGACGACGGCTGACGACGATCCCCGACCCGCGGGCCGCCTCCAGGCCCGACCTCATCGTCCGCAACTTCGCTCCCGACCCGGACGGCCTCGACACCCGCTGGTGCGGTGACATCACCTACGTCGCCACTGACGAGGGCTGGCTGTATCTGGCCACCGTCATCGACATCGCCTCCCGTCGCGTGGTCGGCTGGTCCACCGCCGACCACCTGCGGACCGAGCTGGTCGCCGACGCCCTCACGGCGGCCTGCCGCGAGCGTCGCCCCGCCCGGCCGGTGATCTTTCACTCGGATCGCGGCTGTCAGTACACCAGTCAGCAATTCGCCACGCTGGCACGAGAGTTCGGCATCCGCCTGTCCGTCGGCCGCACGGGTCAGTGCTGGGACAACGCGCTCGCCGAGTCGTTCTTCGCCACCATCAAACGGGAGTTGCTCGACACGAGCCCCTGGCCCAGCCGGGCTGCCGCCCGCACCGCCATCTTCGACTTCATCGAAGGCTGGTACAACTTGCACCGACTGCACAGCAGCCTCGGTTACCGCAGTCCCGCCGAATACGAGACCGCGCTCGCAGCCTGA